From the Streptomyces sp. SN-593 genome, the window GGGACATCGGGCTGGACGACGACGCCATCGCCTCCTCCCGCACGCTGGAGTTCGAGGAGCGCTTCCGCTCGGCGACCGGTGGGCGGGGCGTGGACGTGGTGCTCGACTCGCTCGCAGGCGAGTTCGTGGACGCGTCGCTGCGGGTGACGGCCCGCGGCGGCCGCTTCGTCGAGATGGGCAAGACCGACCTGCGCGATCCCGGCCGGGTCCGCGCCGCCCACGGCGTGGAGTACGAGGCGATCGACCTGCTGCGGCTCGACCCGGCCCGGATCGGCGCGATGACCGCCGAGCTGACCCGGCTGTTCGCCGACGGCTCCCTGCCCCCGTTGCCGGTGGCCGGCTGGGACGTACGGCGGGCTCCGGACGCCTTCCGCTACATGAGCCAGGCCCGCCACGTCGGCAAGGTCGTGCTCGCCCTGCCCGCCCCCTGGCACGGCGGCACCGTCCTGATCACCGGCGCGTCCGGCCTGCTCGGCACGCTGGTGGCCCGCCACCTCGCCGCCGGGGCACGCCGGACGGTGCTGCTGTCCCGCCGCGGCCCGGCCGCCGCGGGAACGGCCCGGCTGGCCGCGGAACTCGCCGGGCGCGGCGTCGCGGTGCACGTCGCGGTCTGCGACGTCGCCGACCGCGCCGCGCTCGCCGCCGTCCTCGCGGCGGTCCCGGCGGACGCCCCGCTGCGCGCGGTGGTCCACGCGGCGGGGGCGCTGGACGACGGTGTCGTCGGGACGCTGACCGCCGAGCGGAACGAGGTGGCGATGCGCCCGAAGATCGACGGGGCATGGCACCTGCACGAGCTGACCCGCGAGCTGGACCTCGGCCTGTTCGTGCTCTTCTCCTCGGTCGCCGGGACCTGGGGCAACGCGGGCCAGGCGGCCTACGGGGCGGCCAACACGTTCCTCGACGCGCTCGCCGCCCACCGGCGCGACAGCGGGCTGCCGGCCACGTCGCTGGCCTGGGGGCCGTGGCGGACCGCCGGCGGCATGACCGGCCACCTGACCGGCGCGGACTGGGAGCGGATGGCCAGGACCGGCCTGCGCCCGCTGACCGACGAGGAGGGCCTGGCCCTGCTGGACGCGGCCACCCGCGCCGGATGGAGCCTGCTGGTCCCGGCCCCGCTGGACCTGGCCCGACTGCGCGCCGGCGCCGACCCGCTGCCGCCGATGCTCTCCGGCCTGGTCCGCCGGCCCGCACGGCGCCGCGCGAGCATTCCCGCCGGAACCGCCGCGCACCCCGACCGGACCGGGCCGGCCACGCGGCTCGCCGCCCTGCCGCCCGCCGAGCGCGAGGAGGCCGTCCGGCAGCTCGTGCGCGGCCACGCGGCGGCGGTGCTCGGCCTGGGCGACCCCGCCGACGCCGACCGCGGCCGGACCTTCCGGCAGTTGGGCTTCGACTCGCTGACCGCCGTCGAGCTGCGCAACCGGCTCGGGACGGCCGCCGGTGTACGGCCGTCGGCCACCGTCGTGTTCGACTACCCCACCCCGGCGGCCCTGACCCGGCACCTCCTGGAGCTGATCGCCGGGGAGGCGGGCGCACAGCCGGAGGCGCCGCGGGGGCCGGCCGCGGTGGCGGAGCTGGACCGGTTGGAGGCGGCCCTCGCGGAGGTGCCGCCCGGCGACGCCCGGCGCCCGCGGATCGTGACCCGGCTGGAGGCGATCCTCCACGCCTTCCGGGCCGGGCGGAGCGGCGAGGCGGGGGCGGACGAGGAGATCGACACGGCCAGCGACGACGAGATCTTCTCGATGATCGACCGCGAGCTGGGGATCTGAGCGGAGCCGGCCGGGGCCCGTCCGGCGGGTGATGGCGCAAGGCCCATGACCGCAAGGTGCCGTGCGGCGGCGGTGGGCCCCGAGGTCGTCCAGGGACTCCGAGGCCGGGCCGTCGCCGTGGTGCGGTGCGCCGCCGCTGATCCCGGGCCGGGTCCACCGCCGGAAGGCCCGACCCGCCCGGAACGGCCCGACCCGACGCTCGGGCCCCACCGGGAGACGGGCCACCGGCCCCCAACAGGTCGCCTTCCGGCGGGAGATGAGGCCCCATGCCACGCGGGTGCCGGCGCCGGCGCCCGCGGGACCCTGGCCGGAGCCGGCACCCCGGCCTGGACCGCCCCCCGGACGCGACCAGGCCCCCGGCCCGGTTCAGTCGGCCGCCTCCGCCTCCGCCTGCTTGCCCGCTGCCGGCTCCGCCTTCCCCGCCCCCGTCTCCTGGAAGTGGCGTCGCAGCCGCTCGACGATCGGGTCGAGCTGGTCGGTGAGGAAGAAGTGCCCGCCGGGGAACACCTGGAGGTCGAACGCCCCCGAGGTGTGCGCGGCCCACGCGGCCGCCTCGTCGAGGGTCGTCTTCGGGTCGTCCGCACCGGTGAACACCGTCACGGGGCAGGCCACCGCCGTCCCGGGCGGGCAGCGGTAGTCCTCGGTCGCCCGGTAGTCGGCCCGCAGCGCGGGCAGCGCCGCCCGCATCAGGGACTCGTTCTCCAGCAGCGCCGACGCGGTGCCGTCCAGCCGGCGCAGCTCGGCCAGGATGTCGTCGTCCGTGAGGTGGAGCTCGTCGGTCCGCGGGGCCGAGGGAGCCCGCCGTCCCGACGCGAACAGCCGGACCGGGCCGCGCCCGTCCGCCTCCAGACGCCGGGTCAGCTCGAAGCCCAGGACCGCTCCCATGCTGTGCCCGAAGACGGTCAGCGGCCGCTCAGGCTCGTGCCTGAGGACCGCGTGCAGACGGTCGGCGAGCGTGGCCATGTCGGGGATCGGCGGCTCGGCCCTGCGGTCCTGGCGCCCCGGGTACTGGACGGCCACGACGTCCACCGCCGGACTGAGCGCGATCGCCAGCGGCAGGTAGAAGGACGCGGAGCCGCCGGCGTGCGGCAGGCACACCAGCCGGACGGGCGCGTGCGGCGCCGGACGGAACCGGCGGCACCACGCACGGCCGTCGGCGGAAGGCTCGGACATACCACTCCCCACGGGTCGGTTCCGGCGGACGGGTTTCACCGAAAAGCGCGGGGTGAAGGTATAACGGGCGAATGGAATGAACCAATGGCGGGGTGTTATACCGGAGAACACCGGCCGTGCGCGCCGGCGGACGGCATTGCGGTCAACTGCGAAAATTCCGCAGTTGGACACGTGGCACCGTTTCACCAAGCCGCTCCCACCTGCCTGTTCGTGCGGGCCGCGAACAGGCTTGCACCGCCGGCGGCGGCGCCGTTACGGTTCTGTCCGCCGGTTAATCCTGTGCGGCGATATCTTTCGGCGGCGGCCCCGTCCGTTTGCCCTCAGGCGGCATCCGAGGCGTGGGAACCATGCGCCCGTACGCAATGGAAAAGGAAGGGTGGCGGCTGTGGGTCACAAGTTCTCGCTGGTTCTTAGCCGGGAGATCACCGACGAGGAATCGGCGCTCCTGGAGAAGGCCGGCTTCAACGGCGCGGTCTTCGGCAAGGACACGCTGCCCACCGACGCCGGCGTGCCCGTCACCAAGGTGGACTTCGACGACACGGTGACCCCGTCGCTCGCCGAGGCGATCGAGACGGCGCTCGAAGCGGTGAAGCAGGTGCCCGACCTGAGCGTGCCGGGCCTGAACGTGCCGGCCGTGCCGAAGGCCGCTGCCGGTGCCGAGGGCACGGACGACGCGGACGTCGTCGCCGGCGAGGTCGTCACCGACGCGGCCGCCGCCGAGTAGCCCCCGGCGAGCGGAGCAGGACCGGACCCGCGGCCCGCGAGGGCGCGGGCCGGACGCACCGGGCGGCCGCGCGCCGCCGGTGCACCCGCACGGCGCGGTGGACGTGCCGCGCGAAGGCAGCCTCGGCCGCACGAGCGGCCGGGGCTTTCTCGACTACGGAAAGGTGGCGTCGTGACCGCCGAACAGACCTCCGAGGTGGCGCCGGTCAGCGCCGAATCCGTCGAAGCGGCCCTGCTGGGGTTCCTGGGGGAGCGGGTCAGCACCGACATCACGCCCGACCAGGACCTCTTCGGTTCCGGCCTGGTGTCGTCGATGTTCGCGATGCAGCTTGTGGTGCACCTGGAGGAGACGTACGACATCGCGATCATCGGGCCGGAGCTGAAGCTCGACAACTTCCGTACCGTGCAGTCGATGACGGCCCTGGTCCTGCGGCTGCGACAGGCCGCCGGGCCGGTCAGCGGTGCCTGAACCGCCGGTCGGCGGGGCGGGCGGCGGTGCGCTGACCCGCCTGCTGCGGGTTTTCCTGCGTCCCTACGCCGGCCTGCTCGCCGCCATGACGGCCCTGCTGGCCGCGCAGGCGGCCGGGAACCTCTACCTGCCCGCCCTCAACGCCGACCTCACCAACAAGGGTGTCGTCAGCGGCGACACCGGCTACGTGTGGCGCACCGGCGGCCTGATGCTCGCCGTCGTCCTCGGCGTCGGCCTGCTGTCGGTGGCCACCACCTGGGGCACGTCGCGGGTCGCGATGGGGGCCGGGACCCGGATGCGGGCCGCGCTGTTCCGGCGCGTGCAGGCGTTCTCGACCGCCGAGGTGGGCCGGTTCGGCATCCCGTCGCTGATCACCCGCAACATCAACGACGTCCAGCAGATCACCGCCTTCCTCCAGGCGGCCCTCGCGCCGCTGGTCATGGCGGTGCTGATGTGCGCCGGCGCGGTCGTCATGGCGGTCCGGGAGAGCGCCGCGCTGTCGCTGCTGCTGGTGGTCGCGGTCCCGGTGCTCGCACTCGTCATCGGCGGCCTGCTGCTGGTCCTGGTGCCGATGGCCCGCACCATGCAGGACCGGGTCGACCGCATCAACCACGTGCTGCGCGAGCAGATCACCGGGGTCCGGGTCACCCGGGCCTTCCTGCGCACCGGCACCGAGCAGCAGCGCTTCCACCGGGCCAGCGCCGACCTCACCGCGATCTCGCTGCGCACCTTCCGGATCTACGCCGCGATCATGCCGGTGGTCATGGTGGTCGCCAACCTCTCCAGCGTGGGCGTCATATGGTTCGGCGGCCACCTGGTCAGCAGGGGCTCCACGCCGATCGGCAACCTGACCGCGTTCCTCGTCTACGTCCTCCAGGTGCTGGTCTACGCCGTGATCGCGGTGTCCGTGATCGCGCTGGCCCCGCGCGCGGTGGCCAGCGCCGAGCGGGTCGACCAGGTGCTGCGGACCGACCCGGTGATCGCCGACCCGGCCGACGCCGTCACACCCGCCGAGGCGACCGGCGCGGTGGAGTTCCGCCACGTCGACTTCGGCTACCCCGGCGGTGAGCGGCCGGTCCTCACCGACGTCACGTTCACCCTGCGGCCGGGCCGGACCACCGGCATCGTCGGCAGCACCGGCAGCGGGAAGACCACACTGCTCCAACTGATCCTGCGCGCCTTCGACGTGACCGGGGGAGAGGTGCTCGTCGACGGCGTGGACGTCCGGCGGCAGTCCGCCGACCGGTTGCGCGGGCCGATCGGGCTGGTGCCGCAGGCCGGCTTCCTCTTCGGCGGCACCGTGGCGAGCAACCTGCGCTTCGCGGCACCCGACGCCACGGACGAGCAGGTGTGGCGGGCCCTGACCACCGCGCAGGCCCGCGACTTCGTGGCCGCCATGCCCGGCGGGCTCGACGCGCCCATCGACCAGGGCGGCACCAACATCTCCGGCGGCCAGCGGCAGCGGCTGTCGATAGCCCGGGCGCTGGTCCGGCCGTCCCGGCTCTACCTGTTCGACGACTGCTTCTCCGCACTCGACGTGGCGACCGACGCCCGCCTGCGCGCCGCCCTGCGCGACGCGACCCGCGAGGCCACCGTCGTGATCGTCGCCCAGCGGGTGAGCACGATCATGCACGCCGACCAGATCATCGTCCTGGACGCCGGGCGGGTCGTCGGTGTCGGCACCCACGAGCACCTGCTCGACCAGTGCGTGACCTACCAGGAGATCGTCGCGTCGCAGTTGGGGGAGGAGGCGGCATGACCACCGAGAAGCCCCGCACGCAGGACGCGGACGAACCCGCGGTGCGCGCCGCCGATCCCGACGCCGCCGATCCCCCCGCCGCGGACGAACACGCCGCGGACGAACGCGCGTCGCACGAAGCCGCGTCGCACGAAGCCGCGTCGCCCGGAACCGGTCACACCGGCTCCGGCGACGTCGACAAGGCCGCCGTCAAGGCCCGGCTCGCCGCGCTGCTGCGGCCGGAACGCGGCAGGGTGCTGCTGGTCACCGGGCTGGCCGCCCTCGGCGTGGCGTTCCTGCTCGCCGGCCCCACCATCCTCGGCCGGGCCACGGACATCCTGTTCGACGGTGTCGTCAGCCGCCAACTGCCGCACAACGAGACGAAGTCGCAGGTCCTGGCGTCCCTGCGGGCGCACGGCCACGGCGACACGGCCCGGGTGCTGGCCGGCATGCACCTGGTGCCCGGTACCGGTGTCGACTTCACCCGGCTCGGTCAGGTGCTCGGCCTCGCCGCGGTCGTCTACGCGCTGGGCGCCGCGTTCTGGTGGGCGCAGGGCTACCTGATGGCCGGAGTGGCCCAGCGGATCGTCTACCGCATCCGTGAACAGGCCGAACTCAAGCTCGCCAGGCTGCCGTTGCGCCACTTCGACAGCACCGCGCACGGCGACACGCTCAGCCGGGTCACCAACGACGTCGACAACATCAGCTCGGCGCTCAACGAGGGCCTCGGCCCGTTGATCACCGCCCTGCTCACCGTGCTCGGCGTGATGGGGATGATGTTCTGGATCTCCCCGCTGCTGGCGGCCCTGACCCTGGCGGGCATCCCGCTGGTGCTGCTGGTCAGCGGGCTGGTCGTCCGCCGCGCCAAGCCGTCGTTCGCCGCGCAGTGGGAGCGGACCGGCGCCCTGAACGGCCTGGTCGAGGAGACGCACTCGGGCCACGAACTGGTGGTGGCGTTCGGCCGGCAGGACAGCGTGGTCGAGGAGTTCGACCGGCAGAACGAAGAACTTTTCGAGGCGGGCTTCCGGGCCCAGTTCCTGGCCGGCGTGATCCTCCCGGCCGTCCAGTTCATCGGCAACGTCAACTTCGTGGTGGTGGCGGCGCTCGGCGGCTACCAGGTGGCCACCGGCGCGATCACGCTCGGCGCGGTGCAGGCGTTCATCCAGTACTCGCAGCGTTTCACCCCGGTCACCCAGATCGCCGCGCTCATCGGCCAGTTGCAGTCCGGGCTCGCGTCGGCCGGCCGGGTCGCCGAGTTCCTGGCGGCACCGGAGGAGCCGGAGATCGCCGAACCCGAGCGCCCCGAACCCGAGCGCCCCGGGCCCGCCGCGTCCACCCCGCTTCCGTCGCCCGTGCCGCCCCCCGCGACGACCGCCCGCACGGTCCGGCTGGAGGAGGTCTCGTTCCGCTACGACCCGGACACCCCGTTGATCGAGGGGCTCTCCCTCGAAGCCGCCCCCGGCGAGACCGTGGCGATCGTCGGCCCGACCGGCGCCGGCAAGACCACCGTGGTCAACCTGCTCATGCGCTTCTACGAGGTCGACGGCGGCCGCATCCTGCTCGACGGCGTGGACTACCGCGCGTTGGGCCGCGACGAGGTACGGCGCTGCTTCGGCATGGTGCTCCAGGACACGTGGCTGTTCGGGGGCACGATCCGCGACAACATCGCCTACGGGCGCGAGGGCGCCACCGACGAGGAGGTCAGGGCGGCCGCCCGGGCCGCGCACGTCGACGAGTTCGTGCGGGTGCTGCCCGGCGGCTATGACACGGTGCTGGACGCGGACTCCTCCGGCCTGTCCGCCGGACAGCGCCAACTCCTCACCATCGCAAGGGCGTTCCTCGCCGATCCGGGCATCCTGATCCTCGACGAGGCGACCAGCAACGTGGACACCCGCACCGAGGCGATGATCCAGGACGCGATGGGCCGCCTGCGCGCCGGCCGGACCAGCTTCGTCATCGCGCACCGGCTGTCCACCGTCCGTGACGCCGACACGATCGTGGTGATGGACGGCGGCCGGGTCGTCGAACAGGGCGGCCACGACGCCCTGCTGGACCGCCGGGGGCTCTACCACGAGCTGTACCACAGCCAGTTCACCCAGCCGCTGGCCTCCTGAGCCCGCCCCGGCAGCGCCCGCGCACCGGCCCCGCACGTACCCCCGGCCCCGCCGTACCCCCGGGCCCCGCCCGTACCGATCCCGCACGGCCCCGCCCCGGCACGCCCCGGGCGGGGCCGTGCCGCGCTCCCGGCACCCGGCCGCGGTGGAGGGGGCATCCACCGATCGGTGGATGCCCCCTCCACCGCGCGGCCGACCGCCCGCCTCCCGTCGGGAAGGGCCGGCCGGCCGATGCGGCCGGGGCCCTTCCGCTGCCAGTCTCGTAGGTGCGATCCGGACCCTCCGGAGGCGGGAAGGACGCCGGGCATGCCAGCGGACATCGAGGTGCGGCACCTCCACAAGAAGTACGGCGACAACGTGGCGGTCGCCGACGTCTCGTTCACCGTCGAGCAGGGCGAGATCTTCGGCATCCTCGGTCCGAACGGCGCCGGGAAGACCACCACCGTGGAGTGCGTCGAGGGGCTGCGCAGGCCCGACGGCGGCGAGATCCGGGTGCTCGGCCTCGACCCGCAGCACGACCGGGCCGAGCTGACCCAGCGGCTCGGGGTGCAGCTCCAGGACGGCCAGTTGCCCGACCGGATGACGGTCGGCGAGGCGCTGCGGCTCTACCGCTCCTTCTACCGCGAGCCGGCCGACCCGCAGGCCCTGATGGACGCGCTCGGCCTGGCCGCCAAGCACAGGACCCGGTACGCCGACCTGTCCGGCGGCCAGAAGCAGCGGCTGTCGATCGCGCTCGCGCTGATCGGCAACCCGAAGGTGGCCGTCCTGGACGAGCTGACCACCGGCCTGGACCCGCAGGCGCGCCGCGACACCTGGAGCCTGATCCAGGACGTGCGGGCGCGCGGGGTGACGATCCTGCTGGTCACGCACTTCATGGAGGAGGCCGAGCGGCTGTGCGACCGGGTGGCGGTCATCGACCGCGGCCGGGTCGCCGCCGTGGACAGCCCGACCGGGCTGACCGAGCGGGTCCAGGACGGCCAGCGGATCAGGTTCCGGCCGTCCGTCCCGTTCGAGGACGCGCTGCTGACGGACCTGCCGGACGTCACGGGCCTCACCCGCCAGAACGACCTCGTGGTGGTCACCGGTACCGAGAACGCGCTCAACGCGATCACCTCCGTGCTGGCCCGCAACAACATCGTGGCCCAGCACCTGCGGGTGGACCAGCCCAGCCTGGAGGAC encodes:
- a CDS encoding thioesterase II family protein, coding for MSEPSADGRAWCRRFRPAPHAPVRLVCLPHAGGSASFYLPLAIALSPAVDVVAVQYPGRQDRRAEPPIPDMATLADRLHAVLRHEPERPLTVFGHSMGAVLGFELTRRLEADGRGPVRLFASGRRAPSAPRTDELHLTDDDILAELRRLDGTASALLENESLMRAALPALRADYRATEDYRCPPGTAVACPVTVFTGADDPKTTLDEAAAWAAHTSGAFDLQVFPGGHFFLTDQLDPIVERLRRHFQETGAGKAEPAAGKQAEAEAAD
- a CDS encoding acyl carrier protein, coding for MTAEQTSEVAPVSAESVEAALLGFLGERVSTDITPDQDLFGSGLVSSMFAMQLVVHLEETYDIAIIGPELKLDNFRTVQSMTALVLRLRQAAGPVSGA
- a CDS encoding ABC transporter ATP-binding protein; the protein is MTALLAAQAAGNLYLPALNADLTNKGVVSGDTGYVWRTGGLMLAVVLGVGLLSVATTWGTSRVAMGAGTRMRAALFRRVQAFSTAEVGRFGIPSLITRNINDVQQITAFLQAALAPLVMAVLMCAGAVVMAVRESAALSLLLVVAVPVLALVIGGLLLVLVPMARTMQDRVDRINHVLREQITGVRVTRAFLRTGTEQQRFHRASADLTAISLRTFRIYAAIMPVVMVVANLSSVGVIWFGGHLVSRGSTPIGNLTAFLVYVLQVLVYAVIAVSVIALAPRAVASAERVDQVLRTDPVIADPADAVTPAEATGAVEFRHVDFGYPGGERPVLTDVTFTLRPGRTTGIVGSTGSGKTTLLQLILRAFDVTGGEVLVDGVDVRRQSADRLRGPIGLVPQAGFLFGGTVASNLRFAAPDATDEQVWRALTTAQARDFVAAMPGGLDAPIDQGGTNISGGQRQRLSIARALVRPSRLYLFDDCFSALDVATDARLRAALRDATREATVVIVAQRVSTIMHADQIIVLDAGRVVGVGTHEHLLDQCVTYQEIVASQLGEEAA
- a CDS encoding ABC transporter ATP-binding protein codes for the protein MTTEKPRTQDADEPAVRAADPDAADPPAADEHAADERASHEAASHEAASPGTGHTGSGDVDKAAVKARLAALLRPERGRVLLVTGLAALGVAFLLAGPTILGRATDILFDGVVSRQLPHNETKSQVLASLRAHGHGDTARVLAGMHLVPGTGVDFTRLGQVLGLAAVVYALGAAFWWAQGYLMAGVAQRIVYRIREQAELKLARLPLRHFDSTAHGDTLSRVTNDVDNISSALNEGLGPLITALLTVLGVMGMMFWISPLLAALTLAGIPLVLLVSGLVVRRAKPSFAAQWERTGALNGLVEETHSGHELVVAFGRQDSVVEEFDRQNEELFEAGFRAQFLAGVILPAVQFIGNVNFVVVAALGGYQVATGAITLGAVQAFIQYSQRFTPVTQIAALIGQLQSGLASAGRVAEFLAAPEEPEIAEPERPEPERPGPAASTPLPSPVPPPATTARTVRLEEVSFRYDPDTPLIEGLSLEAAPGETVAIVGPTGAGKTTVVNLLMRFYEVDGGRILLDGVDYRALGRDEVRRCFGMVLQDTWLFGGTIRDNIAYGREGATDEEVRAAARAAHVDEFVRVLPGGYDTVLDADSSGLSAGQRQLLTIARAFLADPGILILDEATSNVDTRTEAMIQDAMGRLRAGRTSFVIAHRLSTVRDADTIVVMDGGRVVEQGGHDALLDRRGLYHELYHSQFTQPLAS
- a CDS encoding ABC transporter ATP-binding protein produces the protein MPADIEVRHLHKKYGDNVAVADVSFTVEQGEIFGILGPNGAGKTTTVECVEGLRRPDGGEIRVLGLDPQHDRAELTQRLGVQLQDGQLPDRMTVGEALRLYRSFYREPADPQALMDALGLAAKHRTRYADLSGGQKQRLSIALALIGNPKVAVLDELTTGLDPQARRDTWSLIQDVRARGVTILLVTHFMEEAERLCDRVAVIDRGRVAAVDSPTGLTERVQDGQRIRFRPSVPFEDALLTDLPDVTGLTRQNDLVVVTGTENALNAITSVLARNNIVAQHLRVDQPSLEDAFVALTGNHPAAGADAAPGTSDASPAARS